A window from Mycolicibacterium tokaiense encodes these proteins:
- a CDS encoding response regulator: MTVSETGAKLSVRQLIWVLLGMITVVFVISLTVTITGRMTVAGAVDELSQRMLPAQDNVAELSTAYVDQETGQRGFLLTGDPQFLGPYQEGKEVADRLVAELRVELADDPEGTRRLDAVVDAASEWAIQAGDPQIEARRAGPLTAEQAETMTASGKQLFDALRAELSDLQDRTGELIAAQLDRVNAAQRFSNIAQGVSVVLLLAVVGTTAWLSRRLLTRPVNSVLADVTAVAEGAWDRPIRRLGPREIAVLAGAAETMRANLAVTNERLAEQAGLSDKARISKEIQANLMTEIQGVSELADACGIIISRTAQAVGAQHGALYLQQPDDPDRYALTASYAFHRRKGLPNSFGLGEGLVGQCALEGNRIEVTGAPGDYVEIVSGLGRTEPVSLILIPIKFETQVLGVLELAGLRLFTDEDTELLESIALGAGVALSAIEAAQKTRELLRVSQAQTEELQTQEEELRAANEQLSQREDLLSAQNAELEETTEELRSQQEELRASAERLEAQAQTLETKNTELERLSGSLEAKAEELAVSSRYKSEFLANMSHELRTPLNSILILAGLLTDSDEPLSDKQHEFADTIQQSGKDLLNLIDEVLDLAKVESGSMYLEEELIEVSELVSFLERTFGPIAADKGIGFRVSVDETAPRQITSDYTRVKQIAKNLVANAVKFTDQGAVTVRFSGSADAQGSPGTGFLSMAVVDTGIGIDEKDHNLIFESFQQAGRGTARQYGGTGLGLAISRELARHLGGDITLRSALGDGSTFTCHLPVGEVQQAPAAVPAPRPAAPKPIAPLPATDPVEDADTRFGEVDISAVAWPAGGKPVLLIVEDDPTFGTMLAELASEAGFDSVVTPSGRMALALAKQHRPAAITLDIGLPDMAGWVVLDVLKHDLATRHIPVNVVSGADDEGRGRRMGAIQTLHKPAPLSELRSMFAGIADFLKPGPRHVLVAEDDANQRQVVKHMIESDDIDITTVGTGAQVLAELAGPTSYDCLVLDLGLPDIDGIDLIERIKDQLQQKSLPVIVHTGRELTSAETERLEALASAIVLKNAKSPERLLDETALFLHRVANDMPDTAREILSNPRRVDESLEGNTVLLVDDDVRNVFSLGSALKRYGITVVPARNGQEGLDNLAAHPEVGLVLMDIMMPVMDGYEAMRRIRADGRWRNLPIVALTAKAMKGDRQKCLDAGASDYVTKPVDMDQLTSVLRVWLASRPRSQQQTSER; encoded by the coding sequence ATGACCGTAAGTGAGACGGGCGCCAAGCTGTCGGTGCGACAGCTGATCTGGGTGCTGCTCGGCATGATCACTGTCGTTTTCGTGATCTCGCTGACGGTCACGATCACCGGGCGCATGACGGTGGCAGGTGCTGTCGACGAACTCAGCCAGCGGATGCTGCCCGCACAGGACAATGTCGCCGAGCTCAGCACCGCCTACGTGGACCAGGAGACCGGCCAGCGCGGCTTCCTGCTCACCGGTGACCCACAGTTCCTCGGGCCGTACCAGGAGGGCAAAGAGGTCGCCGATCGGCTGGTGGCCGAACTGCGCGTCGAGCTGGCCGACGACCCCGAAGGCACCCGCCGACTCGATGCCGTGGTGGACGCCGCCTCCGAGTGGGCGATCCAGGCCGGCGATCCGCAGATCGAGGCCCGGCGCGCGGGCCCTCTGACGGCGGAGCAGGCCGAGACGATGACCGCGTCGGGCAAGCAGTTGTTCGACGCGTTGCGGGCAGAGCTGTCCGATCTGCAGGACCGGACCGGGGAACTGATTGCCGCGCAGCTGGATCGGGTGAACGCTGCCCAGCGCTTCTCCAACATCGCCCAAGGGGTGTCGGTGGTGCTGCTGCTGGCCGTGGTGGGGACCACCGCCTGGCTGTCGCGCCGTCTGCTGACCCGTCCGGTCAACAGCGTGCTCGCGGACGTGACCGCGGTCGCCGAGGGTGCCTGGGACCGCCCGATCCGGCGCCTCGGCCCGCGCGAGATCGCGGTGCTCGCCGGTGCAGCGGAAACCATGCGGGCCAATCTGGCCGTCACCAACGAGCGACTCGCCGAGCAGGCCGGCCTGAGTGACAAGGCCCGCATCTCTAAAGAGATCCAGGCCAACCTGATGACCGAGATCCAAGGGGTGTCCGAGCTGGCGGATGCCTGCGGCATCATCATCTCCCGGACCGCGCAGGCCGTCGGCGCTCAGCACGGCGCCCTCTACCTGCAGCAGCCTGACGATCCCGACCGGTACGCCCTCACCGCGTCGTACGCCTTCCACCGCCGCAAGGGCCTGCCCAACTCGTTCGGCCTGGGCGAGGGACTGGTGGGGCAATGTGCGTTGGAGGGCAACCGGATCGAGGTCACCGGAGCGCCCGGCGACTATGTCGAGATCGTCTCGGGCCTGGGCAGGACCGAACCCGTCTCACTGATCCTGATCCCCATCAAGTTCGAGACACAGGTGCTCGGCGTGCTGGAACTGGCCGGGCTGCGGCTGTTCACCGACGAGGACACCGAGCTGCTGGAGAGCATCGCCCTGGGCGCCGGTGTGGCGCTCAGCGCCATCGAGGCAGCCCAGAAGACCCGTGAACTGTTGCGGGTGTCCCAGGCGCAGACCGAGGAGCTGCAGACCCAGGAGGAGGAGCTGCGCGCGGCCAACGAGCAACTGTCGCAACGTGAAGATCTGCTCTCGGCCCAGAACGCCGAACTCGAGGAGACCACCGAGGAGCTGCGTTCCCAGCAGGAGGAGCTGAGAGCCAGCGCCGAGCGGCTCGAAGCCCAGGCCCAGACGCTGGAGACCAAGAACACCGAGCTCGAGCGGCTCAGCGGCTCACTGGAGGCCAAAGCCGAAGAGCTGGCGGTCTCGTCGCGTTACAAGTCGGAGTTCCTGGCCAACATGAGCCACGAGTTGCGCACCCCGCTCAACAGCATCCTGATCCTGGCCGGACTGCTCACCGACTCCGACGAACCGCTGTCGGACAAGCAGCACGAATTCGCGGATACCATCCAGCAGTCCGGCAAGGACCTGCTCAACCTGATCGACGAGGTGCTCGACCTGGCCAAGGTGGAGTCCGGATCGATGTACCTCGAAGAGGAACTGATCGAGGTGAGCGAGCTGGTGAGCTTCCTGGAGCGCACGTTCGGCCCCATTGCCGCCGACAAGGGCATCGGGTTCCGGGTGTCGGTCGACGAGACAGCGCCGCGCCAGATCACCAGCGACTACACCCGTGTCAAGCAGATCGCCAAGAACCTCGTGGCCAATGCCGTCAAGTTCACCGACCAGGGCGCGGTGACCGTCCGCTTCTCCGGAAGCGCCGACGCGCAGGGGAGTCCGGGTACCGGGTTCCTCTCGATGGCCGTCGTCGACACCGGCATCGGGATCGACGAGAAGGATCACAATCTCATCTTCGAGTCGTTCCAGCAGGCCGGGCGCGGGACGGCGCGGCAATACGGCGGCACCGGCCTCGGACTGGCCATCAGCCGCGAACTGGCCCGCCACCTCGGCGGTGACATCACGCTGCGCAGCGCGCTGGGCGACGGCTCGACGTTCACCTGTCACCTGCCCGTCGGCGAGGTGCAGCAGGCCCCGGCCGCCGTCCCGGCACCCAGGCCCGCCGCACCGAAACCCATTGCGCCGCTTCCGGCAACCGATCCGGTCGAGGACGCCGACACCCGTTTCGGGGAAGTGGACATCTCCGCGGTGGCGTGGCCCGCGGGCGGCAAGCCGGTGCTGCTGATCGTGGAAGATGATCCCACCTTCGGCACGATGCTCGCCGAACTGGCGTCCGAGGCCGGGTTCGATTCGGTGGTGACTCCCAGCGGCCGGATGGCGTTGGCGTTGGCCAAACAACACCGGCCGGCGGCCATCACCTTGGACATCGGTCTGCCCGACATGGCGGGGTGGGTGGTGCTCGACGTCCTCAAACATGATCTGGCCACCCGCCACATTCCGGTCAACGTGGTCTCCGGCGCCGATGACGAGGGGCGGGGCCGGCGGATGGGGGCCATCCAGACCCTGCACAAGCCGGCCCCCCTTTCGGAGCTGCGGTCGATGTTCGCCGGCATTGCCGACTTCCTGAAACCCGGTCCGCGCCATGTGCTGGTGGCCGAGGATGACGCCAACCAGCGTCAGGTGGTCAAGCACATGATCGAGAGCGACGACATCGACATCACCACGGTAGGCACCGGGGCTCAGGTGCTGGCAGAGCTGGCGGGCCCGACGTCCTACGACTGCCTGGTGCTGGACCTCGGTCTACCGGACATCGACGGCATCGACCTGATCGAGCGGATCAAAGACCAGCTGCAGCAGAAGAGCCTGCCGGTGATCGTGCACACCGGCCGTGAGCTGACGTCGGCGGAGACCGAGCGGCTGGAGGCCCTGGCCTCGGCCATTGTGCTCAAGAACGCGAAATCACCTGAGCGACTGCTGGATGAGACCGCGCTGTTCCTGCACCGGGTGGCCAACGACATGCCGGACACGGCGCGGGAGATCCTGTCCAACCCGCGTCGGGTCGACGAGTCCCTGGAGGGCAACACCGTGCTGTTGGTCGACGACGACGTACGCAATGT
- a CDS encoding two-component system response regulator, whose amino-acid sequence MLVPEAAGEVLTSPQTDPAELHRQVVLVVDDDARLRDLLATVLTPLNCEIVQAASGEEALTLLLQRRVSVIVLDINMPGMDGFETAQLIRDVEELASKPIIFLTGQAEAADLHRGYDLGAVDFLVKPVSRQVFYAKVKALLELDRSFVRLREAAAKLHEQQLQVARAAEIRQRDELAFTRRRERLTNIFAEASIDLASLEQAVVTELSAMFDADCVLRLPTTDGDWHYSLSESDGDPARLQGWLDEHLAGRPCAAPHPAVLVEEMTARSQRVGALCIGRSQAFTETDAALFRGVSVAAALAISNATLYRVAAEYAAVMQATGDAILAVDKSGEIRSCNKAATALFSGEHDALIGRSIVDLAAEDDREHLREQLDVTMATLREHSLEMTLTAFDGRRVDVTITLSPIGESVDLHVAAVVHDLTEIKQAQTEIRHLASHDPLTDLANRRQLNERLAHLARHRDTGSALVAMLYVDVNHFKAVNDTYGHDTGDELLVELAARLRDAVDGDTLVCRVGGDEFIVVFEGVSSTAAAVAMGNRVLAHTQSTPVHCGNVTIQPSLSMGVACLGASAHTPEELLTQADMAMFEAKQTRSTECVLYTARIGSQHQGKVYLRAEVSDAIARSDFRMAYQPIVDSTTGALFALEALVRWRVGDEEIPATEIIALAEDAGQVGPLGRWVVTRSFADFVALGRRDLRLHVNLSPDQVLDAGFLDHLIGAQRDNAIPPQRVCLELTESAFSRDPAPAHAALRRARDFGFSLAIDDFGVEHSSMTNLMHVPVDWLKIDRSFVAEVPGNDRMQRLVRSQIAVAATMEVDLIAEGVETQQQADWLREAGCVLQQGYLYSHPIEATDLATRLEVLG is encoded by the coding sequence GTGCTTGTCCCGGAGGCGGCAGGTGAAGTTCTGACGAGCCCGCAGACCGACCCTGCGGAGTTGCATCGCCAGGTTGTCCTGGTGGTCGACGACGATGCCCGGTTGCGTGATCTGCTGGCCACCGTCCTGACGCCGCTGAACTGTGAGATCGTTCAGGCCGCATCTGGTGAGGAAGCGCTCACGCTGCTGCTGCAGCGCCGGGTGTCGGTGATCGTCCTCGACATCAACATGCCCGGAATGGACGGCTTCGAGACCGCGCAGCTGATCCGCGACGTCGAAGAGCTCGCCTCGAAACCGATCATCTTCCTCACCGGCCAGGCCGAGGCCGCCGATCTGCATCGCGGATATGACCTCGGCGCCGTCGACTTCCTGGTCAAGCCCGTCTCCCGGCAGGTGTTCTACGCCAAGGTGAAAGCGCTGCTCGAACTCGACCGGTCTTTTGTGCGGCTGCGCGAGGCCGCGGCCAAGCTGCACGAGCAGCAGCTGCAGGTCGCCCGCGCCGCGGAGATCCGCCAGCGCGACGAATTGGCCTTCACCCGCCGCCGCGAGCGACTCACCAACATCTTCGCCGAGGCCAGCATCGATCTCGCCTCGCTGGAGCAGGCCGTCGTCACCGAGCTGAGCGCGATGTTCGACGCCGACTGTGTGCTCCGGCTGCCGACCACCGACGGAGACTGGCACTACTCGCTGTCGGAATCCGACGGTGATCCGGCGCGGCTGCAGGGCTGGCTCGACGAGCATCTGGCCGGACGGCCTTGCGCTGCACCACATCCTGCGGTGCTGGTGGAGGAGATGACGGCCCGCAGCCAGCGGGTCGGTGCACTGTGCATCGGCAGGTCGCAGGCGTTCACCGAGACCGACGCCGCCCTGTTCCGGGGAGTGTCGGTGGCCGCCGCGCTGGCCATCTCCAACGCCACGCTCTACCGGGTGGCCGCCGAGTACGCCGCCGTGATGCAGGCCACGGGTGACGCCATCCTGGCCGTCGACAAGTCCGGTGAGATCCGCAGCTGCAACAAGGCGGCCACCGCGTTGTTCAGCGGCGAGCACGACGCGCTGATCGGCAGATCCATCGTGGACCTGGCTGCCGAGGACGATCGCGAGCACCTGCGTGAACAGCTGGACGTCACCATGGCCACCCTGCGGGAGCATTCGCTGGAGATGACGCTGACGGCCTTCGACGGCCGCCGGGTGGATGTCACGATCACCTTGTCGCCCATCGGCGAGTCGGTGGACCTGCACGTGGCAGCGGTGGTCCACGACCTCACCGAGATCAAGCAGGCGCAGACCGAGATCCGCCATCTGGCCAGCCACGACCCGCTGACCGATCTGGCCAACCGCCGTCAGCTCAACGAACGTCTGGCCCACCTGGCGCGGCACCGGGATACCGGGTCGGCGCTGGTTGCGATGCTCTACGTCGATGTCAACCACTTCAAGGCCGTCAACGACACCTATGGTCACGACACCGGCGACGAACTCCTGGTGGAACTGGCGGCCCGGTTGCGTGACGCCGTGGATGGGGACACCCTGGTCTGCCGGGTCGGCGGAGACGAGTTCATCGTGGTCTTCGAGGGGGTGTCGTCGACGGCGGCGGCCGTGGCCATGGGCAACCGTGTGCTCGCGCACACCCAGTCCACGCCGGTGCACTGCGGCAACGTGACCATCCAGCCCTCGCTGAGCATGGGCGTCGCGTGCCTCGGCGCCAGCGCCCACACCCCCGAGGAACTGCTCACCCAGGCAGATATGGCGATGTTCGAGGCCAAGCAGACCCGATCCACCGAGTGCGTGCTCTACACCGCGCGCATCGGATCGCAACACCAGGGCAAGGTGTATCTGCGGGCTGAGGTCTCGGATGCCATCGCGCGCTCGGATTTCCGGATGGCCTACCAGCCGATCGTCGATTCCACGACCGGGGCACTGTTCGCGCTGGAAGCCCTGGTGCGGTGGCGGGTCGGCGACGAGGAGATCCCGGCCACCGAGATCATCGCGCTCGCCGAGGATGCCGGTCAGGTGGGGCCGCTGGGCCGCTGGGTCGTCACCCGCAGCTTCGCGGATTTCGTCGCGCTGGGGCGCCGGGATCTGCGCCTGCACGTCAACCTCTCCCCGGACCAGGTCCTGGACGCCGGCTTCCTGGACCACCTCATCGGCGCCCAGCGCGACAATGCGATCCCGCCGCAACGGGTGTGTCTCGAGCTCACCGAGAGCGCGTTCTCCCGCGATCCGGCCCCCGCCCACGCCGCCTTACGGCGCGCCCGGGACTTCGGATTCAGTTTGGCCATCGACGATTTCGGCGTTGAGCACTCCAGCATGACCAACCTGATGCACGTCCCGGTGGACTGGCTGAAGATCGACCGCTCGTTTGTCGCCGAAGTCCCCGGCAACGACCGGATGCAACGGCTGGTGCGCAGCCAGATCGCGGTCGCGGCCACCATGGAGGTGGACCTCATCGCCGAAGGTGTCGAGACACAGCAGCAGGCCGACTGGCTCAGGGAGGCCGGATGCGTTCTGCAGCAGGGATATCTGTACTCCCACCCGATCGAGGCCACGGATCTGGCCACCCGACTGGAAGTCCTGGGGTAG